The following coding sequences are from one Pseudomonas oryzae window:
- a CDS encoding type II toxin-antitoxin system HicA family toxin: protein MKYCSNKEIDQLIRQLVRQGWRFHRGSKHGRLTHPSGRPTLTVAKSPSDCRSLQNFRRDLRSAESVQVGNMFPGPDATQTVALVGQYHIRTRRAP, encoded by the coding sequence ATGAAGTACTGCTCGAACAAGGAGATCGACCAACTGATCCGCCAACTGGTCCGGCAAGGCTGGCGCTTCCATCGTGGCAGCAAGCATGGCCGCCTGACCCACCCAAGCGGTCGACCGACGCTGACCGTGGCCAAGTCCCCCAGCGACTGCCGCAGCCTGCAGAACTTCCGCCGCGACCTGCGCAGTGCCGAGAGCGTCCAGGTTGGGAACATGTTCCCAGGCCCGGACGCGACACAAACTGTCGCGCTCGTCGGGCAATATCACATCAGGACAAGACGTGCCCCTTAA
- a CDS encoding helix-turn-helix transcriptional regulator, with translation MSATATRNTISRQWELLRSLPARPPGITAQDLVKLLDDAGFTVSKRTIERDLIELSNLFPLQCNDKSAPYGWYWTPGATAELPGLTLSEALTLRLVEDSLRPLLPAYLLKSLEPRFAQAHQKLLALGDQVPAARWIDKIASVPPELALLAPEINGELLERIQQALLEDRQLDCSYFAAHRNKVTELRLNPLALIQRGNITYLAAIAEPYEDVRLYAAHRFQQVDLLDVPCRRPDDFSLDEYIASGALQFTSPGAGMMKLQAWISEELARQLRETPLADDMRLEIDGDGYRLSATLQDSWQLRWWLLSHTGKIVVHEPQALRQELLSQLETSLRQYRDAMAPDADAPTQASPCCSSSA, from the coding sequence ATGTCCGCTACCGCCACCCGCAACACCATCAGCCGCCAGTGGGAGCTGCTGCGCAGCCTGCCGGCACGCCCGCCGGGCATCACCGCGCAGGATCTGGTCAAACTGCTCGACGACGCCGGCTTCACGGTCAGCAAGCGCACCATCGAGCGCGACTTGATCGAACTGTCGAATCTGTTTCCGCTGCAATGCAACGACAAGAGCGCCCCCTATGGCTGGTACTGGACACCAGGCGCTACCGCCGAGCTGCCCGGCCTGACGCTCAGCGAAGCGCTGACCTTGCGTCTGGTCGAGGACAGCCTGCGCCCACTGTTGCCCGCCTACCTGCTCAAGAGCCTGGAGCCGCGCTTCGCCCAGGCTCACCAGAAACTGCTGGCGCTCGGCGACCAGGTGCCGGCGGCGCGCTGGATCGACAAGATCGCCAGCGTGCCGCCAGAGCTGGCGCTACTAGCGCCCGAGATAAACGGCGAGCTGCTCGAGCGCATCCAGCAGGCGCTGCTCGAGGATCGTCAGCTGGACTGCAGCTACTTCGCCGCTCACCGCAACAAGGTAACTGAGCTGAGGCTCAATCCGCTGGCGCTGATCCAGCGCGGCAACATCACCTACCTGGCCGCCATCGCCGAACCCTACGAGGACGTGCGGCTGTACGCGGCGCACCGCTTCCAGCAGGTTGATCTGCTCGATGTGCCATGCCGCCGGCCGGACGACTTCAGCCTGGACGAATACATCGCCAGCGGCGCCCTGCAGTTCACAAGCCCGGGGGCGGGCATGATGAAGCTGCAGGCCTGGATCAGCGAGGAGCTGGCGCGCCAGCTGCGAGAAACCCCGCTGGCCGACGACATGCGCCTTGAGATCGACGGCGACGGCTACCGACTGAGCGCTACCCTGCAAGACAGCTGGCAACTGCGTTGGTGGCTGTTGTCGCACACCGGCAAGATCGTTGTGCATGAGCCGCAAGCGCTGCGCCAGGAGTTGCTGAGCCAATTGGAAACCAGCCTCCGGCAGTATCGCGACGCCATGGCACCAGATGCCGACGCGCCCACTCAGGCTTCGCCCTGCTGCAGTTCGAGTGCCTGA
- a CDS encoding ankyrin repeat domain-containing protein, with the protein MSTLPLTEAILLEIHQSLGCPGYPTTKKNKFATGQDSLEAHKAMGEEVLHAIFDALDMDPRARVDAIDNLTEFGNSYKYLELNTWTFAADERQIIWMLLGYFYMPGLARRAAFWNLEEAVDKGMPGGRFWYLPEPREVDGKPSLYLPVAQVVDWLLDLLGMPLEEFADVRSESTDGGHDGLRRSLYNWRKDTTIRPDTFRKYFSDNTVLDFKGAFVLDSSRSPAEQFTDALGFVTRKQLTADQLRLEIPMTQPGRLEAILDGCVDDDEKAAFVACLARRYAVPSPHTIRQRLLFARMVQDGYTRLLKFLCPGVDSQCADARQNKLLQLFSIYKFAYNMTIGAWSNCRDQGEAAENAWFEEHLPPWDAQGLYLSILPSQRKAANSALAELLTRRFAEIQPGIALEDHVGLDAESAAPIIQRNIERMKATTEEFKAELGLAERLKTASPWRTLQGESRYGVVNQIAQRTDLGPKVSQAAIQRLRELAATPSEILQATLFELDDYLNNERSNRPKDARDRVQKLLEEAESNPAYELWEAAILQYKAKHLLACNDFEGAGKLFKEALEAGRKRCYGSLRGEVARDGFAVEVANQKLIVNNHEKYYREMLAGGMMAECEEIPSIEETARWASEYFWDTLYKPYPGVPHQKRHASDVGRKMYGELLPLFFTGDQDGLLAWIKANRQLLKSSLPDVDGNSVLMLLIKMRTSFAQGLHKLPAAMLEGEQQNFAAMLEHWRQFFGLLAQQAPKQLNIADFKKQTPLMLMTEAGDTELVTIMLQAGADPEMQDWQGMTALHSAIKSRVDSCVDALLDHPCCLDKLTDDGQSPLHTAAWTGNLHATRRLLQLAPELAWQRNSQGMTPLERVEYLIENPQALQMLAEELRHNGRRCASKRELEEIANLLEQVAPVAKA; encoded by the coding sequence ATGAGCACCCTACCACTGACAGAAGCCATCCTGCTGGAGATTCATCAGAGTCTCGGCTGCCCAGGCTATCCGACCACCAAAAAGAACAAGTTCGCGACCGGGCAGGACAGCCTGGAAGCCCACAAGGCCATGGGCGAGGAAGTCCTGCATGCCATCTTCGATGCCCTGGATATGGATCCTCGGGCTCGCGTTGACGCCATCGACAACCTTACCGAGTTCGGGAATTCCTACAAGTATCTCGAGCTGAACACCTGGACCTTCGCTGCCGATGAGCGACAGATCATCTGGATGCTGCTGGGCTATTTCTACATGCCCGGGCTGGCGCGCCGGGCGGCATTCTGGAACCTCGAGGAAGCAGTGGACAAGGGCATGCCGGGCGGGCGCTTCTGGTATCTGCCCGAGCCCCGCGAGGTGGACGGCAAGCCCAGCCTGTATCTACCGGTGGCCCAGGTGGTGGACTGGCTGCTGGACCTGTTGGGGATGCCGCTGGAGGAGTTTGCCGACGTGCGCAGCGAGTCCACAGACGGTGGACATGATGGCCTGCGGCGCTCGTTGTACAACTGGCGCAAGGACACCACTATCCGCCCCGACACCTTCCGCAAGTACTTCTCGGACAACACGGTGCTGGACTTCAAAGGTGCGTTCGTTCTCGACAGCAGCCGCTCGCCTGCCGAGCAATTCACCGATGCCCTGGGCTTCGTGACGCGCAAGCAACTGACTGCCGACCAACTGCGTCTGGAAATCCCGATGACCCAGCCAGGCCGCCTTGAGGCGATTCTGGATGGCTGTGTGGATGACGACGAAAAGGCTGCTTTCGTGGCGTGTCTGGCCAGGCGTTACGCTGTCCCCTCGCCTCACACCATCCGCCAGCGCCTGCTGTTTGCCCGCATGGTACAGGATGGTTATACCCGCCTTCTCAAGTTCCTGTGCCCGGGCGTTGATTCGCAATGTGCCGATGCCCGGCAGAACAAGCTGCTGCAACTGTTTTCCATCTACAAGTTTGCCTACAACATGACTATTGGAGCTTGGAGCAATTGCAGGGATCAGGGCGAGGCGGCAGAGAATGCCTGGTTCGAGGAGCATCTGCCGCCATGGGACGCGCAGGGGTTGTACCTTTCGATTTTGCCCTCTCAGCGGAAAGCCGCGAATTCCGCGCTGGCCGAGCTGTTGACCCGTCGCTTCGCCGAAATACAACCCGGCATAGCCCTTGAAGATCATGTCGGGCTGGACGCTGAATCGGCCGCCCCGATCATCCAGCGCAATATCGAACGAATGAAAGCGACTACCGAGGAGTTCAAGGCGGAGCTGGGGCTGGCCGAGCGCCTGAAAACCGCATCGCCCTGGCGGACACTGCAGGGGGAAAGCCGCTACGGGGTAGTCAACCAGATTGCCCAACGGACGGATCTTGGCCCCAAGGTCAGTCAGGCTGCCATCCAGCGCCTGCGCGAGCTGGCAGCTACTCCTTCGGAAATCCTGCAAGCCACGCTCTTCGAGCTGGATGACTACCTGAACAATGAGCGCAGCAACAGGCCCAAGGATGCCCGCGACCGTGTACAGAAGCTGCTCGAGGAAGCAGAGTCCAACCCCGCCTACGAGCTGTGGGAGGCCGCCATTCTGCAATACAAGGCCAAGCACCTGCTGGCCTGCAATGACTTCGAGGGTGCCGGCAAACTGTTCAAGGAAGCTTTGGAAGCGGGGCGCAAGCGCTGCTACGGCTCACTGCGCGGAGAAGTGGCTCGGGACGGTTTTGCTGTGGAGGTCGCCAATCAGAAGCTGATCGTGAACAACCACGAGAAGTACTACAGGGAGATGCTGGCTGGCGGCATGATGGCTGAGTGCGAGGAAATACCCAGCATTGAGGAAACGGCTCGTTGGGCTTCCGAATACTTCTGGGACACCCTGTACAAGCCCTATCCAGGAGTCCCACACCAGAAGCGGCACGCGAGCGACGTAGGCCGAAAGATGTACGGTGAACTGCTGCCGCTGTTCTTTACCGGCGATCAGGACGGCTTGCTGGCCTGGATCAAGGCCAATCGCCAGCTGCTGAAGTCGAGCCTGCCCGACGTCGACGGCAATTCGGTATTGATGCTCCTGATCAAGATGCGCACGAGCTTTGCGCAAGGACTGCACAAGCTTCCGGCTGCCATGTTGGAGGGAGAGCAACAGAACTTCGCGGCCATGCTGGAGCACTGGAGGCAATTCTTCGGCCTGCTGGCACAGCAAGCACCAAAACAGCTGAACATTGCCGATTTCAAGAAGCAGACCCCACTGATGCTGATGACCGAGGCCGGGGATACCGAGCTGGTCACGATCATGCTGCAGGCTGGAGCCGACCCGGAAATGCAGGACTGGCAAGGTATGACCGCCCTGCACTCGGCGATCAAGTCTCGTGTGGACAGCTGCGTCGATGCCCTGCTCGATCATCCGTGCTGCCTGGACAAGCTCACCGACGACGGCCAGTCGCCACTGCATACCGCAGCCTGGACCGGGAACCTGCATGCGACCAGGCGTCTGCTACAGCTGGCGCCCGAGCTTGCCTGGCAGCGCAACTCCCAGGGAATGACGCCCCTGGAGCGGGTCGAGTACCTGATCGAAAACCCGCAAGCCCTGCAGATGCTGGCCGAGGAACTCAGGCACAACGGCAGGCGCTGCGCCTCGAAACGGGAGCTGGAAGAAATCGCCAACCTGCTGGAGCAGGTTGCGCCGGTCGCCAAAGCCTGA
- a CDS encoding DUF1788 domain-containing protein — protein MSNRLDKLINNYTSHISIPWQHGLANAQRVLFAVYHKEDELKLRARLEDFRVAAEAAGHVWLPLDITHAFPEWMAGQKYRDDYFEDPELLASKYKRFAQDLLERLQQQIAAQQVDEHSVVALIGCGTLFGFTSVAGFVEALAPHVPGRLLVFFPGEHIENTYRLLDARDGWGYHATPLTSDN, from the coding sequence ATGAGTAACCGCCTCGACAAGCTGATCAACAACTACACCAGCCACATCAGCATCCCCTGGCAGCACGGCCTGGCCAACGCCCAGCGCGTCCTGTTCGCTGTCTACCACAAGGAGGACGAACTCAAGCTGCGCGCCCGCCTGGAAGACTTCCGCGTCGCCGCCGAGGCGGCCGGGCACGTCTGGCTGCCGCTCGACATCACCCACGCCTTCCCCGAGTGGATGGCCGGGCAGAAATACCGCGACGACTACTTCGAAGACCCGGAGCTGCTCGCCAGCAAATACAAGCGCTTCGCCCAGGATCTGCTCGAACGCCTGCAACAGCAGATCGCCGCCCAACAGGTGGACGAGCACAGCGTCGTCGCTCTGATCGGCTGCGGCACGCTGTTCGGCTTCACCTCCGTGGCCGGCTTCGTCGAGGCGCTGGCACCCCACGTGCCCGGTCGCCTGCTGGTGTTCTTCCCCGGCGAACATATCGAGAACACCTACCGCTTGCTCGATGCTCGTGACGGCTGGGGCTACCACGCCACGCCGCTGACCTCCGACAACTAG
- a CDS encoding ADP-ribosylglycohydrolase family protein, whose protein sequence is MSPRSPDAILGCLLVGAVGDALGAPVEFLTWAQIRQQFGECGIVDFVPAYGQLGAITDDTQMMLFTAEGLLRAHVRGALKGICHPPSVIHHALLRWLLTQGERAATEVGEDGWLFAERRLWSRRAPGNTCLSALRASRHFGELADNDSKGCGGVMRVAPCAFFPDAFANAAESAHLTHGHPTGYQAAGLFADILARIWEERLPLAEAARASLTAHGNKSGMEETRQIVEQVLRLHEEGLQPTPRRIEQLGGGWVAEEALAIGLWCALAADSLEQGIVWAVNHSGDSDSTGLIAGHFLGLIHGPDAIPSRWLDKLELRDVIEQVARDIGEVPERYQGGGSDMERAIWARYPGG, encoded by the coding sequence ATGTCACCCCGCTCACCCGACGCCATCCTCGGCTGCCTGCTCGTCGGCGCCGTAGGCGATGCCCTTGGCGCGCCGGTCGAGTTCCTCACCTGGGCGCAGATCCGCCAGCAGTTCGGCGAGTGCGGCATCGTCGACTTCGTGCCGGCCTACGGTCAGCTCGGGGCCATCACCGACGACACCCAGATGATGCTGTTCACCGCCGAGGGCCTGCTGCGCGCCCATGTGCGTGGCGCCTTGAAGGGCATCTGCCATCCGCCGAGCGTGATCCACCATGCGCTGCTGCGCTGGCTGCTGACCCAGGGCGAGCGTGCGGCGACCGAAGTGGGGGAGGATGGCTGGCTGTTTGCCGAGCGCCGCTTGTGGTCGCGCCGCGCGCCCGGCAATACCTGCCTGTCCGCCCTGCGCGCCAGCCGCCACTTCGGCGAACTGGCTGACAACGACAGCAAGGGCTGCGGCGGCGTGATGCGTGTGGCCCCCTGTGCCTTCTTCCCCGATGCCTTTGCCAATGCTGCCGAATCGGCGCACCTGACTCATGGCCACCCCACCGGTTACCAGGCTGCCGGCCTGTTCGCGGACATCCTCGCGCGGATCTGGGAAGAACGCCTGCCGCTGGCTGAGGCCGCCCGCGCCAGCCTCACTGCCCACGGCAACAAATCCGGCATGGAGGAAACCCGCCAGATCGTCGAGCAGGTGCTCAGGCTGCACGAGGAAGGCCTGCAGCCGACACCACGGCGCATCGAGCAGCTCGGCGGCGGCTGGGTTGCTGAGGAAGCGCTGGCCATCGGCCTGTGGTGCGCACTGGCGGCGGACAGTCTGGAGCAGGGCATCGTCTGGGCGGTCAACCACAGCGGCGACAGCGACAGCACCGGGCTGATCGCCGGGCACTTCCTTGGCCTGATCCATGGCCCCGACGCCATTCCCAGCCGCTGGCTGGACAAGTTGGAACTGCGCGATGTGATCGAGCAAGTGGCGCGGGATATCGGCGAAGTGCCCGAGCGTTACCAGGGCGGCGGGAGTGACATGGAGCGTGCCATCTGGGCGCGTTATCCGGGGGGGTGA
- a CDS encoding viperin family antiviral radical SAM protein, which produces MHNPTPLVLNWHLTEACNYRCQYCYATWNDSACPRELIHDPERSAALLSELYRFFRPGNRANPLASRMSWSSVRLNLAGGEPLLHANKLPAIASQARALGFEVSMISNGSRLTRELLDRLAPQLTWLGISIDSASPETNRTIGRIDRRGRLLDLDDLAAGLALVRQTNPGLHLKLNTVVNQFNHAEDLSALIRRFAPEKWKVLRMLPVVNQHLTVSDEQFAAFVARHRTFANILCAEDNQDMRESYLMVDPHGRFFQNSPLIAGQGYAYSRPILEAGAEAAFAQMAFAPERFNARYSPAVAGEGA; this is translated from the coding sequence ATGCACAACCCCACCCCGCTGGTCCTCAACTGGCACCTCACCGAAGCCTGCAACTACCGTTGCCAGTACTGCTACGCCACCTGGAACGACTCCGCCTGCCCGCGCGAGCTGATCCACGACCCCGAACGAAGCGCGGCGCTGTTGAGCGAGCTGTACCGATTCTTCCGGCCGGGCAACCGTGCCAACCCGCTGGCCAGCCGAATGTCCTGGAGTTCCGTCCGCCTCAACCTGGCCGGCGGCGAGCCCTTGCTGCATGCCAATAAGCTGCCAGCCATCGCCAGCCAGGCCCGGGCACTCGGCTTTGAAGTCTCGATGATCAGCAACGGCTCTCGCCTGACCCGGGAGCTGCTGGACCGACTGGCGCCGCAGTTGACCTGGCTGGGCATCAGCATCGATTCGGCCAGCCCAGAGACCAACCGCACCATCGGCCGAATCGACCGTCGTGGCCGGCTGCTCGACCTGGATGATCTGGCGGCCGGCCTGGCCCTGGTTCGCCAGACAAACCCCGGCCTGCACCTCAAGCTCAACACCGTGGTCAACCAGTTCAACCACGCTGAAGACCTCAGCGCCCTGATCCGACGTTTCGCCCCCGAGAAGTGGAAAGTCCTGCGCATGCTGCCGGTGGTGAACCAGCATCTGACCGTCAGCGACGAGCAGTTCGCCGCCTTCGTCGCCCGTCACCGCACCTTCGCCAACATCCTCTGTGCTGAAGACAACCAGGACATGCGCGAGTCCTACCTGATGGTCGATCCCCATGGGCGTTTCTTCCAGAACAGCCCGCTGATCGCCGGGCAGGGCTATGCCTACAGCCGACCGATCCTCGAGGCTGGCGCCGAGGCAGCCTTCGCCCAGATGGCCTTCGCCCCCGAGCGCTTCAACGCGCGCTACAGCCCGGCTGTGGCAGGAGAGGGCGCATGA
- the brxC gene encoding BREX system P-loop protein BrxC, with product MLNRDIYQLDPLQNRLANNGVAEVKDDLSVQALNTLRYELETFVCDGEYAKGMDLILGSYLRNLTTDHEQPGVWISGFFGSGKSHLAKMLRTLWVDQRFPDGVSARHIARLPESVSDHLKELSNQAQRYGGLHAASGTLGAGANNNVRLALLGILFKSADLPEQYHLARFVLWLKHKGYLDLVRQRVEEEGENWERELDDLFVSPIIARALLESDPTLASDVKGVRVLLKEQFPQVTDVTNDQMVKAIYDALQRDDKFPLSLIVLDEVQQYVGTDAERAYLVQEVVETCCKHKAFGNRLLFVSTGQNALSGMPNLQRLMGRFQVTVMLKDTDVESVIRKVILQKKESARAELQAVLTRQLGEISRHLRGTKVEYHQDDEKVMLADYPVLPVRRRFWERVLRIVDTTGTVSQLRNQLKVIHEAAKATAEYELGHVVPGDFIYGQIAPNLLQTGVISRESYDTIAHLSAGDADQQLQSRLLALILLIGKLPTDPVADCGVRATADMLADLLVEDLNHGKDELRARVPRQLEVLAKEGHVMAMQTSAGVEYRLQTQESAQWYDTFRQQEADLRGNLQRVDNQRVDLLHAFIKKQLGQVRLSQGVSNVARPITPCFDSELPKDAAQKIYLWVQDGWSTSEASFHAEARGANPDLPTIYLFIPARNRSELTNAIIAQKAADLTLELRGVPSTEAGTDARKAMETRLRDADKQVELLLKEIFSGVQVLQAGGAEAQGNSVAACIEKAAQASMVRLYREFDLADNVHWGKVYDRARKDGGQNALEALGYNGEPEKQPVCAAILKFIGAAKKGSEIRDTFSAAPYGWPQDAIDGALFALVAAGVLRASDSADKPLGAQSLDRQKLTQTTFRPETITIRPVDLIKVRGLLNAVGITCQTNEEQQKLPELISLARTLHNAAGGDAPAPARPDASLIDAIAKESGNSQLKLVIDHKDELKPLLDAWRAQGDKLQQRRNDWQLLQTLLRLSKGLAFHEKLHTEVEAIKANRSLLAEPSPLESLTDGTIGQLREAINHHVKACQTEYGLRLAELEADSHWQQLDAARRQLILERRQLAEQPSVSLVSREDVIDSLESCSLEQWSDRTASLAARFEAARQDAVKLLQPKVQHVPLPKRTFENEAQLRQWLAEVEASLLAKLAEGPVMV from the coding sequence ATGCTCAACCGCGACATCTACCAGCTCGACCCGTTGCAGAACCGCCTGGCCAACAACGGCGTCGCTGAAGTAAAGGACGACCTCTCGGTCCAGGCCCTCAATACCCTGCGCTACGAGCTGGAAACCTTCGTTTGCGATGGCGAATACGCCAAGGGCATGGACCTGATCCTCGGCAGCTACCTGCGCAACCTGACCACCGACCATGAGCAACCTGGCGTGTGGATCAGCGGCTTCTTCGGCTCCGGTAAATCGCACCTGGCCAAGATGCTGCGCACCCTGTGGGTCGACCAGCGGTTCCCCGACGGTGTCAGCGCCCGCCATATCGCCCGCCTGCCGGAAAGCGTCAGCGACCACCTCAAGGAACTCAGCAACCAGGCCCAGCGCTACGGCGGCCTGCATGCCGCGTCCGGCACCCTCGGTGCTGGCGCCAACAACAACGTGCGTCTGGCTCTGCTCGGCATCCTCTTCAAGTCCGCCGACCTGCCCGAGCAATACCACCTGGCGCGCTTCGTCCTCTGGCTCAAGCACAAGGGCTATCTCGACCTGGTGCGCCAGCGCGTGGAAGAGGAGGGCGAGAACTGGGAGCGCGAACTCGACGACCTGTTCGTCTCGCCGATCATCGCCCGCGCCCTGCTGGAGTCCGACCCGACCCTGGCCAGCGACGTGAAGGGCGTGCGAGTGCTGCTCAAGGAGCAGTTCCCCCAGGTCACCGACGTCACCAACGACCAGATGGTCAAGGCCATCTACGACGCCTTGCAGCGCGACGACAAATTCCCCCTCAGCCTGATCGTCCTCGACGAGGTCCAGCAGTACGTCGGCACCGACGCCGAGCGCGCCTACCTGGTCCAGGAAGTCGTGGAAACCTGCTGCAAGCACAAGGCCTTCGGCAACCGCCTGCTGTTCGTCTCCACCGGCCAGAACGCCCTGTCCGGCATGCCCAACCTGCAGCGTCTGATGGGCCGCTTCCAGGTCACCGTCATGCTCAAGGACACCGACGTCGAGTCGGTGATCCGCAAGGTCATCCTGCAGAAGAAGGAGTCCGCCCGCGCTGAGCTGCAGGCCGTACTGACCCGGCAGCTGGGTGAGATCTCCCGCCACCTGCGCGGCACCAAGGTCGAGTACCACCAGGACGACGAGAAGGTAATGCTCGCCGACTACCCGGTGCTGCCGGTGCGTCGGCGCTTCTGGGAGCGCGTGCTGCGCATCGTCGACACCACCGGCACCGTCTCCCAGCTGCGCAACCAGCTCAAGGTCATCCATGAAGCCGCCAAGGCCACCGCCGAGTACGAGCTCGGCCACGTCGTGCCCGGCGACTTCATCTACGGGCAGATCGCGCCCAACCTGCTGCAGACCGGGGTCATCTCCCGCGAAAGCTACGACACCATTGCCCACCTGTCCGCCGGCGATGCCGACCAGCAGCTGCAATCGCGCCTGCTGGCGCTGATCCTGCTGATCGGCAAGCTGCCCACCGACCCGGTGGCCGACTGCGGCGTGCGCGCCACCGCCGACATGCTCGCTGACCTGCTGGTCGAGGACCTCAACCACGGCAAGGATGAGTTGCGCGCCCGCGTGCCCAGGCAGCTCGAAGTCCTGGCCAAGGAAGGCCATGTCATGGCCATGCAGACCTCTGCCGGCGTCGAATACCGCCTGCAGACCCAGGAAAGCGCCCAGTGGTACGACACCTTCCGCCAGCAGGAGGCCGACCTGCGTGGCAACCTGCAGCGCGTCGACAACCAGCGCGTCGACCTGCTGCACGCCTTCATCAAGAAACAACTCGGCCAGGTGCGCCTGAGCCAGGGCGTCAGCAACGTCGCCCGGCCAATCACGCCCTGTTTCGACAGCGAATTGCCCAAGGACGCCGCCCAGAAGATCTACCTCTGGGTGCAGGACGGCTGGAGCACCAGCGAAGCCTCCTTCCACGCCGAGGCCCGTGGCGCCAACCCCGACCTGCCGACCATCTACCTGTTCATCCCGGCGCGTAACCGCTCCGAGCTGACCAACGCCATCATTGCCCAGAAAGCCGCCGACCTGACCCTCGAGCTGCGCGGCGTGCCGAGCACCGAAGCCGGCACCGACGCCCGCAAGGCCATGGAAACCCGCTTGCGCGATGCCGACAAACAGGTCGAGCTGCTGCTCAAGGAAATCTTCTCCGGCGTCCAGGTGCTCCAGGCCGGTGGCGCCGAAGCTCAGGGCAACAGCGTCGCCGCCTGCATCGAGAAGGCTGCACAGGCCTCCATGGTGCGCCTGTACCGTGAGTTCGACCTCGCCGACAACGTGCACTGGGGCAAGGTCTACGACCGCGCCCGCAAGGACGGCGGGCAGAACGCCCTCGAAGCCCTCGGCTACAATGGCGAGCCTGAAAAGCAACCGGTGTGCGCGGCCATCCTCAAGTTCATCGGCGCAGCCAAGAAGGGCAGCGAGATCCGCGACACCTTCAGCGCCGCGCCCTACGGCTGGCCGCAGGACGCCATCGACGGCGCTCTGTTCGCCCTGGTAGCTGCCGGCGTACTGCGTGCCAGTGACAGCGCCGACAAGCCGCTCGGTGCGCAGAGCCTCGACCGCCAGAAGCTCACCCAGACCACCTTCCGCCCGGAAACCATCACCATCCGCCCGGTGGATCTGATCAAGGTGCGTGGCCTGCTCAACGCCGTCGGCATCACTTGCCAGACCAACGAGGAGCAGCAGAAGCTCCCCGAGCTGATCAGTCTCGCCCGTACCCTGCACAACGCCGCCGGCGGAGATGCCCCGGCCCCGGCGCGCCCGGATGCCAGCCTGATCGATGCCATCGCCAAGGAGAGCGGCAACAGCCAGCTCAAGCTGGTGATCGACCATAAGGACGAACTCAAGCCGCTGCTCGACGCCTGGCGTGCCCAGGGCGATAAGCTCCAGCAGCGCCGCAACGACTGGCAACTGCTGCAAACCCTGCTGCGCCTCAGCAAGGGCCTGGCCTTCCACGAAAAGCTGCACACCGAGGTTGAGGCCATCAAGGCCAACCGCAGCCTGCTCGCCGAGCCCAGCCCGCTGGAAAGCCTGACCGACGGCACCATCGGCCAGCTGCGCGAAGCCATCAACCACCACGTCAAGGCCTGCCAGACCGAGTACGGCCTGCGTCTGGCTGAGCTCGAAGCCGACAGCCACTGGCAGCAGCTCGACGCCGCCCGCCGTCAGCTCATCCTCGAACGCCGCCAGCTTGCCGAGCAGCCCAGCGTCAGCCTGGTCAGCCGCGAGGATGTCATCGACAGCCTGGAAAGCTGCAGCCTCGAGCAGTGGAGCGACCGCACCGCTTCCCTGGCCGCCCGCTTCGAAGCGGCCCGCCAGGATGCCGTCAAGCTGCTGCAGCCCAAGGTCCAGCACGTCCCGCTGCCCAAGCGCACCTTCGAGAACGAAGCCCAGCTGCGCCAGTGGCTGGCCGAGGTCGAAGCCAGCCTGCTCGCCAAGCTGGCCGAAGGCCCGGTGATGGTTTGA